A DNA window from Desertibacillus haloalkaliphilus contains the following coding sequences:
- the fliH gene encoding flagellar assembly protein FliH, with amino-acid sequence MSKIIKSSNANTEQPMARTIQLRNLSMQTEIVNDHIEEADESAVSVADKAREAEELLAQANQKAEQIIASANQNVEQLYKELEQQQEQAQQDVEQAMNEAREAGYHDGFEEGNQAGKSEYSNLIQEAKQVIEASKKDYSERIEQSEPVIVELAIAVAEKIIGEALLEDQQKWESVVKQVIHEVREHREVKIYVHPSWYERTLQQKDELMTLLSYNDELFIYPDAQLADHGCVVESTFGRIDASVDSQLTEIKTRLLEKLKEDSDGRT; translated from the coding sequence TTGTCTAAAATCATCAAATCATCAAATGCCAACACAGAACAACCGATGGCTAGAACGATTCAGTTACGAAACCTTTCTATGCAAACAGAAATAGTCAATGATCATATAGAGGAAGCCGATGAGTCTGCTGTTTCAGTGGCTGACAAAGCACGTGAAGCAGAGGAGCTGCTTGCACAAGCCAATCAAAAAGCCGAACAAATCATCGCTTCTGCAAACCAAAACGTTGAGCAGTTATATAAAGAGCTCGAGCAACAGCAAGAACAAGCGCAACAAGACGTTGAACAAGCGATGAATGAAGCAAGAGAGGCTGGTTATCATGACGGTTTTGAAGAAGGTAATCAAGCGGGGAAGAGTGAATATTCAAATCTCATTCAAGAGGCTAAGCAAGTCATAGAGGCTTCAAAAAAAGATTATAGTGAACGGATTGAACAATCTGAGCCCGTGATTGTCGAACTTGCCATTGCGGTCGCAGAGAAGATTATTGGCGAGGCATTACTTGAAGACCAACAAAAGTGGGAGTCTGTTGTCAAACAGGTCATTCATGAAGTGAGAGAACATCGAGAAGTGAAAATTTATGTTCACCCAAGCTGGTATGAGCGTACCTTGCAGCAAAAGGATGAATTAATGACATTGTTAAGTTATAATGATGAACTATTTATCTACCCTGATGCACAGCTAGCGGATCATGGGTGTGTGGTCGAATCAACCTTTGGGCGGATTGATGCTAGCGTTGATAGCCAATTAACAGAGATAAAAACTAGGCTTTTAGAAAAACTTAAGGAGGATTCAGATGGACGCACGTAG
- the fliE gene encoding flagellar hook-basal body complex protein FliE, protein MQPRVTPAEAQSQFKTLLKEKINEVNQAQLKSGEMTEKLARGETDNLHEVMITGQKASIALQATVEVRNKVIEAYQEVMRMQV, encoded by the coding sequence ATGCAACCACGAGTAACTCCAGCTGAAGCACAGAGCCAGTTTAAAACACTTCTGAAAGAAAAAATTAACGAAGTAAACCAGGCTCAGTTGAAGTCTGGTGAAATGACGGAAAAGCTGGCGCGAGGAGAAACAGATAATCTACATGAAGTCATGATTACCGGTCAAAAAGCTAGCATTGCGTTGCAAGCAACGGTAGAGGTTCGAAATAAAGTCATAGAAGCTTATCAAGAGGTTATGAGGATGCAAGTATAG
- the fliJ gene encoding flagellar export protein FliJ gives MAFQFTLQKVLELKEKDKLTREQEYAQAMETFEESATQLYHLLKQKEDIEKSLQDRIIKGISIHELQRNEVTLMRLQTEISRQEQSTNYARDKMHSKQEALVNVSMEVKKYEKVKELKEEQYNDEMKRLESQFLDEISIQQFASR, from the coding sequence ATGGCGTTTCAATTTACGTTACAAAAGGTGTTAGAGCTAAAAGAAAAAGACAAGCTCACAAGAGAGCAGGAATATGCACAAGCGATGGAGACATTTGAAGAATCTGCTACCCAGCTCTATCATTTGTTAAAACAAAAAGAGGATATCGAAAAAAGCTTACAAGATCGGATCATAAAAGGTATATCGATCCATGAATTACAAAGAAATGAAGTGACACTGATGAGGTTACAAACAGAAATTTCCCGACAGGAACAGTCGACGAATTATGCAAGGGACAAGATGCACAGCAAGCAAGAAGCTCTTGTCAATGTCTCAATGGAAGTTAAGAAATATGAAAAAGTGAAAGAACTGAAAGAAGAGCAATATAACGATGAAATGAAGCGTCTAGAAAGTCAATTTTTAGATGAAATTTCGATTCAACAATTTGCCTCTCGTTGA
- the hslU gene encoding ATP-dependent protease ATPase subunit HslU: MQNRLTPRQIVERLDQYIIGQEQAKRSVAVALRNRYRRSLLDEQLRDEVTPKNILMIGPTGVGKTEIARRLAKLVGAPFIKIEATKFTEVGYVGRDVESMVRDLVETSVRIVKEEKMVAVQDKAEEHANQRIVELLVPSQKKQNQYKNPFEMLFGNQGQAEAEPSTSQGDEQSIAQKRRQVAHQLALGELEDRIVTIEVEEQSQSMFDMFQGSGMEQMGINMQDMLGSMMPKKKKKRKLPVSDARKVLTEEEAQKLIDMDEVTQEAVSKAEHLGIIFIDEIDKVAGKNQNSAEVSREGVQRDILPIVEGSTIVTKYGPVKTDHILFIAAGAFHMAKPSDLIPELQGRFPIRVELANLSVDDFVRILIEPDQALLKQYQALLETESIKVTFSDEAIHKIATIATEVNQDTENIGARRLHTLLERLLEDLSFEAPDVTLEEIVITPEYVEEKLTSIAKNRDLSQFIL, translated from the coding sequence ATGCAAAACCGGCTAACACCACGTCAAATCGTAGAACGGTTAGATCAATATATTATCGGCCAAGAACAGGCGAAGAGATCGGTGGCGGTTGCGCTCCGAAATCGTTACCGTCGAAGTTTGTTAGATGAACAACTGCGTGATGAGGTAACACCTAAAAATATTTTAATGATTGGTCCTACTGGGGTTGGGAAAACGGAAATTGCACGTCGCTTAGCCAAATTAGTAGGTGCTCCCTTTATTAAAATCGAGGCGACAAAGTTCACAGAGGTTGGATATGTTGGCCGAGACGTTGAGTCAATGGTTCGTGATTTAGTTGAGACTTCGGTTCGAATTGTTAAAGAAGAAAAGATGGTAGCAGTACAAGATAAGGCAGAAGAACATGCCAATCAACGGATCGTCGAACTTTTAGTCCCATCGCAAAAAAAGCAGAATCAATACAAAAACCCTTTTGAAATGCTTTTTGGAAATCAAGGGCAAGCAGAAGCAGAACCGTCGACCTCTCAAGGCGATGAGCAATCGATTGCGCAAAAACGAAGGCAAGTTGCACACCAACTTGCACTTGGGGAACTCGAAGATCGTATCGTTACGATTGAAGTGGAAGAACAGAGTCAATCGATGTTTGATATGTTCCAAGGTTCTGGGATGGAACAGATGGGGATTAACATGCAAGATATGCTTGGGAGCATGATGCCTAAAAAGAAGAAAAAAAGGAAGTTGCCGGTCTCAGACGCGCGTAAGGTTTTGACCGAAGAAGAGGCACAAAAGTTAATTGACATGGATGAAGTCACACAAGAAGCTGTTTCAAAAGCAGAACATTTGGGTATTATCTTCATCGATGAGATTGACAAAGTTGCCGGGAAAAATCAAAATTCGGCAGAGGTATCACGAGAAGGGGTACAGCGAGATATTTTACCGATCGTGGAAGGATCAACAATCGTTACCAAGTATGGACCAGTTAAAACAGATCACATTTTATTCATTGCCGCAGGTGCGTTTCATATGGCAAAGCCATCTGACTTAATTCCTGAGCTACAAGGAAGATTCCCGATACGTGTTGAGTTAGCGAATTTATCAGTTGATGACTTTGTGCGAATCTTAATTGAACCTGATCAAGCGCTATTGAAACAATATCAAGCATTATTGGAAACAGAAAGTATAAAAGTTACTTTTTCTGACGAAGCTATTCATAAGATTGCGACAATTGCCACCGAGGTCAATCAAGATACAGAAAATATCGGTGCAAGAAGGTTGCACACATTATTGGAACGGTTACTAGAGGATTTATCCTTTGAGGCACCCGACGTTACGCTAGAAGAAATTGTGATCACACCAGAGTATGTAGAAGAAAAACTTACTTCAATTGCAAAAAATCGTGATTTAAGTCAATTTATTTTATAG
- the fliI gene encoding flagellar protein export ATPase FliI, protein MDARSLIDEVPKLNPYKMYGKVTRVVGLTIESKGPQASVGDLCHIIIGKREKNKVKAEVVGFRDENVLLMPLHGTTDIAPGSLVEATGHPLEVKVGSGLVGKVIDGCGIPLDGSDLPKGLSSFPTDNNPPNPLERPRIEEAMSIGVRSIDSLLTVGKGQRVGIFAGTGVGKSTLLAMIVKNSSADLNVIALIGERGREVKDFIERDLGPEGLKKTILVVATSDQPALMRIKGAMTATAVAEYFRNQGLHVNLMMDSVTRFAMAQREIGLAVGEPPTTKGYTPSVFALLPKLLERSGTNQSGSITAFYTVLVDGDDLNEPISDSVRGILDGHFVLDRKLANKGQFPAINVLKSISRVMNDIVSPEHRQAADTLRKLLAAYYESEDLINIGAYKRGSSREVDRAIQAYPKIVAFLKQQTDENVHLEDAVKSLIDQFGGG, encoded by the coding sequence ATGGACGCACGTAGTTTAATAGATGAAGTGCCAAAGCTGAACCCTTATAAAATGTATGGTAAAGTCACCAGGGTCGTCGGACTTACGATTGAATCAAAAGGACCGCAAGCGTCTGTGGGTGACCTTTGTCATATTATTATTGGCAAACGAGAAAAAAACAAGGTGAAGGCAGAAGTTGTTGGGTTTCGGGATGAAAATGTCTTATTAATGCCTCTTCATGGGACAACAGATATTGCACCAGGTAGTTTAGTAGAGGCTACCGGGCATCCACTAGAAGTTAAAGTCGGTTCGGGGTTAGTAGGTAAGGTGATTGATGGTTGTGGAATCCCATTAGATGGGAGTGACCTCCCGAAAGGGTTATCGTCATTTCCAACAGATAATAACCCACCTAATCCGCTTGAAAGGCCTCGGATTGAAGAAGCGATGAGTATTGGTGTCCGTTCGATTGATAGCTTATTAACTGTTGGTAAGGGGCAAAGGGTCGGAATTTTTGCTGGAACTGGGGTCGGAAAAAGCACGTTGCTGGCAATGATTGTTAAAAACTCTTCAGCTGACTTGAATGTCATTGCGCTGATCGGCGAACGTGGGCGTGAAGTAAAGGACTTTATCGAGAGAGACCTCGGACCAGAGGGGTTAAAGAAAACCATACTCGTAGTCGCGACTTCAGACCAACCAGCTTTAATGAGAATTAAAGGAGCGATGACTGCTACGGCTGTAGCTGAATACTTTCGAAATCAAGGGCTGCACGTGAATTTAATGATGGATTCTGTTACACGCTTCGCGATGGCCCAGCGTGAAATTGGTTTGGCTGTCGGTGAGCCACCGACCACAAAAGGGTATACACCTTCTGTGTTTGCTTTATTACCTAAATTGTTAGAACGATCAGGTACGAATCAGTCTGGAAGTATTACTGCATTTTATACCGTTTTAGTCGATGGTGATGATTTAAATGAGCCGATTTCAGATTCTGTACGAGGAATATTGGATGGTCACTTTGTTCTTGATCGAAAACTTGCAAATAAAGGTCAGTTTCCAGCGATTAACGTATTAAAAAGTATTAGTCGTGTGATGAATGATATTGTCTCTCCTGAGCATCGTCAAGCAGCAGATACCCTACGTAAGTTATTAGCCGCCTACTATGAATCTGAAGACCTCATCAATATTGGAGCTTATAAACGAGGCTCATCACGAGAGGTAGATCGAGCGATCCAGGCTTATCCGAAAATAGTAGCATTTCTAAAACAACAAACAGATGAAAATGTACATCTTGAAGATGCTGTGAAATCATTAATTGATCAGTTTGGAGGGGGCTAA
- the flgC gene encoding flagellar basal body rod protein FlgC, giving the protein MFNSFNATSSALTSQRLRMDVISSNMANVDSTRGRMVDGEWEPYRRKMVVMEPNQQNFSSLLGKAMNQNDQVGAGVKVSQIVEDQSPFKMVYDPGHPDANDQGYVQMPNVDPLKEMVGLMGATRSYEANVTTLNATKNMLMKALEIGR; this is encoded by the coding sequence ATATTTAATAGTTTTAATGCAACGTCATCAGCGCTTACCTCACAGCGTTTACGCATGGACGTAATTTCGTCAAACATGGCTAATGTAGATTCAACAAGAGGACGAATGGTTGATGGGGAATGGGAGCCATATCGAAGAAAGATGGTCGTGATGGAGCCGAATCAACAGAACTTTTCCTCTCTTTTGGGTAAAGCGATGAACCAGAATGATCAAGTGGGCGCAGGAGTAAAAGTGTCCCAAATTGTTGAAGATCAAAGTCCGTTTAAAATGGTATACGATCCCGGTCACCCAGATGCTAACGATCAAGGTTATGTCCAAATGCCTAATGTTGATCCTTTAAAAGAAATGGTGGGTCTAATGGGGGCGACTCGTTCGTATGAAGCCAATGTGACGACATTAAATGCAACTAAAAATATGCTGATGAAAGCTTTAGAAATTGGACGATAA
- the fliG gene encoding flagellar motor switch protein FliG, producing the protein MVNPKGELTGKQKAAILLISLGPDVSAQVYKHLTEEEIEKLTLEIANVRKVDSSLKETVLEQFHQLAVAQDYISQGGIGYAKNVLEKALGESEAMEIINRLTSTLQVRPFDFARKADPSQILNFIQNEHPQTIALILSYLESVQAGQILSELPQEVQADVAKRIATMDSTSPEIVNEVESILEQKLSATVTQDYTDAGGIEAVVEVLNSVDRSTERTILDALEIQDPELAEEIKKRMFVFEDIVTLDNRSIQRVIRDVENEDLQLSLKVASEDVKEIIFSNMSQRMAETFKEEMEFMGPVRLRDVEEAQTRIVAIVRRLEEAGEIVIARGGGDDIIV; encoded by the coding sequence ATGGTGAATCCAAAAGGTGAGTTAACAGGAAAGCAAAAAGCTGCCATCCTCCTTATTTCATTAGGTCCAGATGTATCAGCGCAAGTGTATAAACATTTAACAGAGGAAGAGATCGAAAAGTTAACCCTTGAGATCGCTAATGTACGAAAAGTAGATAGTAGTTTAAAAGAAACCGTTCTTGAGCAATTTCATCAATTAGCCGTTGCTCAAGACTACATCTCACAAGGTGGGATTGGCTATGCAAAAAATGTGTTAGAGAAGGCATTAGGGGAGTCAGAAGCGATGGAAATCATTAATCGCTTAACATCAACCTTGCAAGTTAGGCCCTTTGATTTTGCTCGAAAAGCCGATCCCTCACAAATTTTAAATTTCATTCAAAATGAACATCCACAGACGATTGCCTTAATATTATCGTATTTAGAATCAGTTCAAGCAGGCCAAATTCTTTCTGAATTGCCACAAGAAGTTCAGGCAGATGTTGCCAAACGAATCGCAACGATGGATAGTACATCCCCAGAAATTGTTAACGAGGTAGAGAGTATTCTTGAGCAGAAACTTTCTGCGACGGTTACACAAGATTATACAGATGCGGGTGGTATTGAAGCTGTTGTTGAAGTTCTAAATAGTGTTGATCGTAGCACAGAACGAACCATTTTAGATGCACTGGAGATCCAAGACCCAGAATTAGCTGAAGAAATCAAGAAGCGTATGTTCGTATTTGAAGACATTGTTACGTTGGATAATCGTTCAATCCAACGTGTGATTCGCGATGTTGAAAATGAGGACTTGCAGTTATCACTTAAAGTTGCGAGCGAAGATGTTAAGGAAATTATTTTTAGTAACATGTCACAGCGTATGGCAGAAACCTTTAAAGAAGAAATGGAATTTATGGGGCCTGTACGCCTTCGTGATGTTGAGGAAGCCCAAACTCGTATTGTCGCGATTGTGCGACGTTTAGAAGAGGCGGGTGAGATTGTCATCGCTCGTGGTGGAGGAGATGATATTATTGTCTAA
- the flgB gene encoding flagellar basal body rod protein FlgB, which translates to MDLFSGSTMRVLEQGLNGSALRQQAISQNIANVDTPNYKAKKVSFKQALDQASEQQNFIAQRTDERHVSFKREQSRGPIVTTSRDTMYNSNGNNVDIDHEMAELSKNQIYYNALIERVNGRFNSLKTVLGGGR; encoded by the coding sequence ATGGATCTATTTTCAGGTTCAACGATGAGAGTTTTAGAGCAAGGATTAAATGGCTCTGCATTACGACAGCAAGCTATTTCACAAAACATAGCTAATGTAGATACTCCAAATTACAAAGCAAAGAAAGTGTCTTTTAAACAAGCATTGGATCAAGCAAGTGAACAACAAAATTTCATTGCTCAACGAACCGATGAACGTCATGTTTCTTTTAAGAGAGAACAAAGTCGCGGACCAATCGTCACGACGAGTAGGGATACGATGTACAATAGCAATGGTAATAATGTCGATATCGACCATGAAATGGCAGAGTTATCTAAAAACCAAATCTATTACAATGCTTTAATAGAGCGAGTCAATGGACGCTTTAATAGTCTTAAAACAGTACTTGGAGGAGGAAGGTAA
- the fliF gene encoding flagellar basal-body MS-ring/collar protein FliF — MNEKLMIYKDKGLAFWTSRTKLQKGILLGSVFLLILILVLLTMLGSRTHLVPLYTNLSAQETGQIKETLDARGVTSEITDNGTTISVPETMVDTLKVELAAEGIPESGSIDYSFIQDQMGFGMTDNEFSVMERAAMQTELANLIRNMDGVNHANVMITLPEESLWISDSGQTSSASIVVDMAPGYQLDQTQVKTLYHLVAKSVPNLPIEDIVIMNQMFEHFEYRDGESIDSSLSAYEQQRTIKREIERDLQRDLQQMLGTMMGRDKVLVSVSTDIDFTQETRAEQIITPVDEENMEGLAVSVERITETYTGDDWEDGGPPDFGEDEIVNYPAGVMGGTGDYERIEERINNEVNRIQRDIVESPFKIRDVGIQVMVEPPDPEDPNSLPVERLDDIQQILGTVVRTTIDGDLAAELDDDDINNKIYVSAQPFNGKVEFEEQVQEMIPAWLYVVGGVLVAFILLLLFLLLRRRRQEPVVEDQIEEVVEEEIPDMPDDSDSEAAQKRKQLEKMAKDKPEEFSKLIRTWLSED; from the coding sequence ATGAACGAAAAGTTAATGATATATAAAGATAAAGGATTAGCATTTTGGACTTCTCGAACAAAGCTTCAAAAAGGTATACTTCTTGGCTCAGTATTTCTTCTCATCCTCATCCTTGTGCTGCTAACGATGTTAGGTTCAAGAACACATTTAGTACCTCTGTATACGAACCTTTCTGCCCAAGAAACTGGACAAATTAAAGAAACGTTAGATGCCAGGGGCGTTACTTCAGAAATCACAGATAATGGGACAACGATTAGCGTCCCTGAAACAATGGTCGATACGCTGAAAGTGGAATTAGCAGCAGAAGGAATTCCCGAGAGTGGTAGCATAGATTACTCATTTATCCAAGATCAAATGGGCTTTGGAATGACAGATAATGAGTTTTCTGTCATGGAACGTGCTGCCATGCAAACAGAACTGGCCAATTTAATTAGGAACATGGACGGCGTCAATCACGCGAATGTGATGATCACGCTACCTGAAGAGTCTTTATGGATCTCTGATAGTGGACAAACATCTTCGGCATCGATTGTGGTTGATATGGCGCCTGGTTATCAATTAGACCAAACACAGGTCAAGACTCTTTACCACTTAGTGGCAAAAAGTGTTCCTAACCTTCCTATAGAAGATATCGTCATTATGAATCAAATGTTTGAGCATTTTGAATATAGAGATGGTGAATCCATTGATTCGTCGTTATCTGCCTACGAGCAGCAAAGGACGATCAAACGAGAAATTGAACGTGATTTGCAGCGGGATCTGCAACAAATGTTAGGGACAATGATGGGCCGTGATAAGGTCCTCGTTTCGGTTTCTACAGACATCGATTTCACCCAGGAAACGCGTGCAGAACAGATTATAACCCCTGTTGATGAAGAAAACATGGAAGGTTTAGCTGTGAGTGTTGAACGGATTACGGAAACGTATACAGGTGATGATTGGGAAGACGGTGGACCTCCGGATTTTGGCGAAGATGAAATCGTTAATTATCCCGCGGGAGTAATGGGGGGCACTGGAGATTACGAACGAATAGAAGAGCGGATCAATAATGAAGTGAACCGAATTCAAAGAGATATTGTCGAGAGCCCTTTTAAAATTCGTGATGTAGGTATTCAAGTTATGGTCGAGCCACCTGATCCAGAAGATCCAAATTCATTACCTGTTGAACGACTGGATGATATTCAACAAATACTTGGGACAGTTGTACGAACTACCATTGATGGGGACTTAGCAGCTGAGTTAGATGATGATGACATTAATAATAAAATTTATGTTTCGGCGCAACCATTTAATGGGAAAGTAGAATTTGAGGAACAGGTTCAGGAGATGATTCCAGCTTGGTTATATGTTGTCGGCGGGGTGCTAGTTGCATTCATTCTACTATTACTCTTCTTATTATTACGAAGAAGACGACAAGAACCAGTAGTTGAAGATCAAATTGAAGAAGTGGTGGAGGAAGAGATTCCTGATATGCCGGATGACTCTGATAGTGAAGCAGCTCAAAAGCGAAAGCAACTCGAAAAGATGGCTAAAGACAAACCGGAAGAGTTTTCAAAACTGATTCGAACGTGGTTATCTGAAGATTAA
- the codY gene encoding GTP-sensing pleiotropic transcriptional regulator CodY has protein sequence MDLLTRTRRINEMLQKSAGQHVNFKDMAETLRDVIEANIFVVSRRGKLLGFAIKQEIENDRMKKMLEDRQFPEEYTSGLFKIEETSANLDIESEFTAFPIENKDLFMSGLTTIVPILGGGQRLGTLVLARLSDSFSNDDLILAEYGATVVGMEILHEKAQEIEEEARSKAVVQMAISSLSYSELEAVEHIFEELDGKEGLLVASKIADRVGITRSVIVNALRKLESAGVIESRSLGMKGTYIKVLNDKFLVELEKIKTS, from the coding sequence ATGGATTTATTAACAAGAACGAGAAGGATTAACGAAATGCTGCAAAAATCTGCAGGGCAACATGTAAACTTTAAAGATATGGCGGAGACATTACGCGATGTAATTGAGGCGAATATTTTCGTAGTCAGCCGTCGTGGAAAACTTTTAGGGTTTGCGATTAAACAAGAAATTGAAAATGATCGTATGAAGAAGATGCTAGAAGATCGTCAATTTCCAGAAGAATATACGAGTGGCTTATTTAAAATTGAAGAAACGTCAGCAAACCTTGATATCGAAAGTGAATTCACAGCATTCCCGATTGAAAACAAAGATTTGTTTATGAGTGGTTTGACAACGATTGTGCCGATCCTCGGAGGGGGACAGCGTCTTGGTACGTTAGTACTTGCTCGCTTGAGTGATTCGTTTTCGAATGATGATTTGATTTTAGCAGAGTACGGGGCAACTGTTGTTGGTATGGAAATCCTTCATGAAAAGGCACAAGAGATTGAAGAGGAAGCGCGAAGCAAAGCTGTTGTTCAAATGGCGATTAGCTCGTTATCTTATAGTGAACTTGAAGCGGTCGAACATATTTTTGAAGAGCTTGATGGTAAGGAAGGCTTACTAGTTGCAAGTAAAATAGCTGATCGAGTGGGGATTACTCGTTCTGTGATTGTAAATGCTCTTCGGAAGCTCGAAAGTGCGGGTGTGATTGAATCACGTTCGTTAGGTATGAAAGGTACCTATATTAAAGTGTTAAATGATAAGTTTTTAGTTGAACTAGAAAAAATTAAAACTAGTTAA
- a CDS encoding MotE family protein, with translation MATKEKEYSKFQWFFLIIFIPTIFAVLLLGVILSFLGFNVIDEAKELGSNVPVLSSYLSDEEDDEEEKVDVDGLITSLENKQAELERLERQLDQKDEEIASLQDEIVELELAFAQEQQQTADHHQEMADLASTYESMSAKNAARILSELSNEEVLFQISELNTETRAKILSNMGAERAAEIMRLLAN, from the coding sequence ATGGCAACTAAGGAAAAAGAATATAGTAAATTTCAATGGTTTTTTCTGATTATTTTTATCCCAACTATTTTTGCGGTCCTACTTCTTGGAGTGATCTTATCGTTCTTAGGGTTCAATGTTATTGATGAAGCGAAGGAACTAGGGTCAAATGTACCTGTCCTCTCATCCTACCTATCTGATGAAGAAGACGATGAAGAGGAAAAGGTTGATGTTGACGGTCTCATCACTAGCCTTGAGAACAAGCAGGCAGAATTAGAGCGTCTAGAGCGACAACTTGATCAAAAAGATGAAGAAATTGCCTCCCTTCAAGATGAAATCGTTGAACTAGAACTGGCGTTTGCACAGGAACAACAACAAACCGCTGATCATCACCAAGAAATGGCAGACCTTGCTAGTACGTATGAATCAATGTCTGCGAAAAACGCAGCCAGAATTCTATCAGAACTATCTAATGAAGAAGTTCTATTTCAAATTAGCGAATTAAATACAGAGACAAGAGCGAAGATATTGTCAAACATGGGCGCAGAACGTGCTGCCGAAATTATGAGGTTACTTGCAAATTAA
- the hslV gene encoding ATP-dependent protease subunit HslV, which translates to MEQSFHATTIFAVQHNGRCAMSGDGQVTFGNAVVMKHTAKKVRKIYHGKVLAGFAGSVADAFTLYEKFEGRLEEYNGNLKRAAVELAKEWRSDKVLRRLEAMLIVMDQSHLLLVSGTGEVIEPDDGVLAIGSGGNYALSAGRVLKKHAPHLSAKDIATAALETAGEICVYTNNELVIEEL; encoded by the coding sequence ATGGAACAATCTTTTCATGCAACGACGATTTTTGCCGTTCAACATAATGGGCGCTGTGCAATGTCTGGAGATGGGCAAGTAACATTTGGGAATGCTGTTGTGATGAAACACACAGCAAAAAAAGTCAGAAAGATTTATCATGGAAAGGTATTAGCAGGATTTGCAGGATCGGTAGCCGATGCGTTCACATTGTATGAAAAATTTGAAGGGCGTCTTGAGGAATATAATGGGAACTTAAAGCGTGCGGCAGTGGAACTAGCAAAAGAATGGCGAAGTGATAAAGTTTTAAGACGTTTAGAAGCCATGTTAATTGTAATGGACCAATCCCATTTGTTACTTGTGTCAGGAACAGGTGAAGTGATTGAGCCTGATGATGGAGTTTTAGCTATTGGCTCGGGTGGAAATTACGCGCTATCAGCAGGTCGAGTACTCAAAAAGCATGCCCCACATTTGTCAGCAAAGGACATTGCTACAGCAGCGTTAGAAACTGCTGGTGAAATATGTGTCTATACCAATAATGAATTAGTCATTGAAGAGCTGTGA